The genomic segment CTCGGTCCGAGTGGCTGCGGCAAAACGACTACCCTGCGCATGATTGCCGGCTTTTATTATCCAACGGAAGGCCATATCCGCTTTGGATCACAGGAGGTTACATCTCTTCCTCCCCATAAGCGCAATACCGGGATGGTATTCCAAAACTACGCGTTGTTCCCGCACATGACTGTTTTTGAAAATATCGCGTTTGGCTTGCAGGTTCGGAAAGTGAACAAAACAGATGCAAAAGAGCGCGTAGAACGGATCATGAAGCTGGTGCGTCTGGAAGGCTATGGCGAACGCCGCATAGATCAGCTTTCTGGGGGACAACAGCAACGGGTAGCACTGGCACGGGCGCTGGTCATCGAGCCGCAGATTCTGCTGTTGGATGAGCCGCTGTCCAATCTGGATGCGAAGCTTCGTGAAGAGACGCGTTTCGAGATCAAGAGACTCCAGCTGGAGCTGGGGATTACGACGATTTACGTTACACACGATCAGGCGGAAGCGATGTCGATGTCAGACCGGATTATGGTCATGCAGAGCGGAGAAGTGCAGCAGATCGGTACACCTCATGAGATTTACCATCGTCCTGTAAACCGTTTTGTCGCTTCTTTTATCGGCGAGACGAATCTGTGGGAAGGGACAGTTACAGGGTTTGACGGCGATGAAGTGCTGGTTCGCACGGCTTCTGGACAAATGCTCAGCGGATTTAAGCAAAATGCTTCGCCGCGTGCACAGCTGTCAGTCGGGGAGAAAGTGACAATGTCCATTCGTCCTGAATCCGTTTTGGAGAGCACAAGCAGCGAAGGACAAAATGTAGTGACAGGCTCTGTTGTCATGTCTGAATTTACAGGGGCGTGTGTCAATTACGTCACGGAAGTAGGAACGGAGAGCCTGCGCAGCATGTCCATCAACCTGGGACGACCGATTAAACAACGCGGCGATGCCATCGGCCTACATATTCCGAAAGAGAGCATTTATTTTGCCGGATAAGGGGGAAGAAGCTTTTGAGAGCAGAGTTGCAGCAAGCGCCGACAGCAGCCAGACGAAAGTCCATCACCGCTTCACCCGCCTTCGTCTACGTGCTGGTATCGCCACTCTTTTTAATATTGTTGGCTTATGTCATTTATCCATTGTTCGAAACGTTCGTTGCGAGTATCAAAATCGATGAAGAAATCACGTGGAAAAACTACATTCGCTTCTTCAGCCTCGAGCATACCGCCAATCTGGAAGCGTTGTGGAACAGTATCTACATATCGGTTCTGAGTGTCATTACATGCGGAATTGTCGGGGTTGCGATGGCGTTTTTATTGGAGCGCTATGAGTTTCCAGGGCGAAAAATCCTTTCTGTGCTGGCTTTGGTTCCGATGGCGTTGCCTCCACTTATTGGCGTTCTCTCGTTTACCTTTTTGTACGGGGAGAGCGGAATCATTCCACGAGCGATCAAAGAGCTGTTCGGGCTTGCCCAGGTTCCTTTCTCGTTAAAAGGAATTTGGGGTGTGGTCGTCGTTCATACATTTACGATGTACACTTACTTCTTCATGACAGCTACAGCAGCAATCAAGGGACTCGACCCGTCCTTGGAAGAGGCGGCAGCCAGTCTCGGAGCGAATCGCTTTACTGTTTGGCGGCGCATTATTTTGCCGATGCTCACGCCAGCGATGGTCGCGTCTTCTCTGTTGGTTTTCATGATTTCGATGGCTTCTTATACGGCACCACTCATTTTCGGAATTGACCGGACGATGACGATGCAAATCTATCTGTCTCGCACCAATGGAGATTTGGACATGGCTGCGACACAGTCTACGATTCTTTCGATTGTTTCTGTTGCCTTTCTTTTGATCATGCGTTGGTATCAAGGCGCGCGCAACTACCAGAACTTGAGCAAAGGGGTCAGCGTGCACCGTACCGAGATCAAGAGCAAGGCGGGACGCTACACCACGATTGTGCTGTCTTTTATCGGTACAGTCATTCTGATGCTGCCAATTCTCGTATTGGTACTCATCTCCTTCTCGGTGGATGGTACCTGGACGGTGCAAATATTACCTCCGGAGTATACCTTGTCGCATTACATGGATCTGTTCACGGATAGCAAGACGTGGCGTCCGATTCTCAACAGCTTGCAGTTGTCTGCTATCGCGGTAATCGGGATCGTCATTTTCGGTGTAGCTGCGGCTTATGCCATGGTTCGCCTCAAGTTTCGTGGGAAAACGCTTCTTGATGTGTTGATCATGCTGCCATGGGCATTGCCAGGGACAGTTGTTGCGATCAACCTGATTGCAGCGTTCAGCGAACCGAATGCATTCAGCTTTGGGCAGGTTTTGATCGGAACATTCTGGATTATCCCGTTGGCGTATTTTGTCCGACATCTGCCACTTGTGTTTCGCTCTACCAATGCGACTTTGATGCAGATGGACCCATCTGTCGAGGAGGCTGCGCGGAATCTGGGGGCTTCCTGGTGGTACAGCTTCAGACGTGTCGTGTTTCCGATGGCTTGGGGGGGAATTCTTGCAGGTACGCTTTTGGCATTCGTTCAGTGTATCGGGGAGTTCGTGGCTTCGATTCTGATCTTTACACCGAAGACAACGCCATTGTCTGTCGCGGTATTCCAACGCATGTACAGTAATGAGTTCGGCACCGCTTGCGCCTATGGAGTCTTGCAAATCGTGGTCATCATCATCGTGTTGTTCATCTCCAGAAAACTGAC from the Brevibacillus brevis genome contains:
- a CDS encoding ABC transporter ATP-binding protein, with product MSSVTLDHVHKRFGQAKGVEDVHIHIESGEFFTFLGPSGCGKTTTLRMIAGFYYPTEGHIRFGSQEVTSLPPHKRNTGMVFQNYALFPHMTVFENIAFGLQVRKVNKTDAKERVERIMKLVRLEGYGERRIDQLSGGQQQRVALARALVIEPQILLLDEPLSNLDAKLREETRFEIKRLQLELGITTIYVTHDQAEAMSMSDRIMVMQSGEVQQIGTPHEIYHRPVNRFVASFIGETNLWEGTVTGFDGDEVLVRTASGQMLSGFKQNASPRAQLSVGEKVTMSIRPESVLESTSSEGQNVVTGSVVMSEFTGACVNYVTEVGTESLRSMSINLGRPIKQRGDAIGLHIPKESIYFAG
- a CDS encoding ABC transporter permease encodes the protein MRAELQQAPTAARRKSITASPAFVYVLVSPLFLILLAYVIYPLFETFVASIKIDEEITWKNYIRFFSLEHTANLEALWNSIYISVLSVITCGIVGVAMAFLLERYEFPGRKILSVLALVPMALPPLIGVLSFTFLYGESGIIPRAIKELFGLAQVPFSLKGIWGVVVVHTFTMYTYFFMTATAAIKGLDPSLEEAAASLGANRFTVWRRIILPMLTPAMVASSLLVFMISMASYTAPLIFGIDRTMTMQIYLSRTNGDLDMAATQSTILSIVSVAFLLIMRWYQGARNYQNLSKGVSVHRTEIKSKAGRYTTIVLSFIGTVILMLPILVLVLISFSVDGTWTVQILPPEYTLSHYMDLFTDSKTWRPILNSLQLSAIAVIGIVIFGVAAAYAMVRLKFRGKTLLDVLIMLPWALPGTVVAINLIAAFSEPNAFSFGQVLIGTFWIIPLAYFVRHLPLVFRSTNATLMQMDPSVEEAARNLGASWWYSFRRVVFPMAWGGILAGTLLAFVQCIGEFVASILIFTPKTTPLSVAVFQRMYSNEFGTACAYGVLQIVVIIIVLFISRKLTGDKAGTAV